The window TTGAGTTTTAAACCATGATCTAACCAAGATTTAAGGCAGCATTTCTCGTTCATGTCAAGTCACATATATAAGAtgtatacaaaaacaaataaaagttccAAATTCCAGCATGTTTAACTCGCttggaagcaaacaaaaaaaaaacagacctgGTTTTGGACACTTCTTTCTGCAGTTAACCAGACCTGTGTATCAAATGAACCTTTGGAgcttaaaagaaacaaaaggaacagCTCTAATCAAACAATCTCTCCGTTCGTACGTACCCAAAGTAAATTGTATTCACCACACATCAACTctttttcattataaataattGATTGCATTCTAGTTGAACTATTGATTTCTAAAACGCATTATGCTAACAATCTAGCTTTGTTTGGTTACAGATCCATGACAGAAAAACATTATCAAAAACTGCATGCGAATTTCTAATCTGGTTTGAATAGCACCCATCTCATAAGGGATCCCGCAAACTTCACATTCTATGATCTGAAGTTGAAATGAGATTAAGAGAGAAATGCAAAATAGCAATACACCAAATAACAGTAATACAAAGTGATCAATCACTcgctatcattttttttctcattaccAAAAAACTCCAAATACAAATGTCGAAGAAAAACACAGCTTATAACGTTCTTGAAGCAACTGGAAAGATAAACCGGAGAGAGACAAAACTAACTTCGAAGTGTACCCAAGAAAATACAGATAGAGTCAAGGGCACAATTGAACGATGATAGGCCACATCATGAAATcagagtcttcttcctcttcgtccaCCCTTTCGGCGTGTACTGTCTGTGGGAACCGGAGTCACATCCTCTGCAAATTACATTCAAGAAAGATTCAGTTTGCATAAGTAATCAAAAGTAACAATTCGTCCACACTAAACAAAGTGAGAGAAAATCAGATTCTATATGTTACCTATACGACCAATCTTCATGCCAGAACGGGCAAGAGCTCTGAGAGCAGACTGAGCACCAGGACCTGGAGTCTTGGTTTTGTTTCCTCCAGTAGCACGGAGCTTCACATGAATGGCTGTGATGCCAAGCTCCTGTAACACATGACATTAAAGATTATTATCATCCAGAATCTCAATGtcattaaagacaaaaaaacatgaacatTGACTAATGGTCTAACCTTGCATCTTTGAGCAACATCTTGAGCTGCCAGCATAGCAGCATAAGGAGAGGACTCATCACGGTCAGCCTTCACCTTCATTCCACCtgcaaattatttaattaaaaaaaaagattcagatCGCATTTGATCATTGCACTGCAAAGAATAGAAAGGATACATACCAGTGATACGAACGAGAGTTTCCCTGCCGGACAGATCAGTCACATGCTGCAACAAAAGTGATTTAAGGCAATGTCATGAACTCATTTCACAGAAGGTATAATCATAACGAACTGTGAATCTCAAAGAGCAAAAGCTTACAATGAAAGTGTCATTGAATGAAGCAAAGATGTGAACAACACCGAACACTTGCTCTCCTTCACGAACAGTAGGTCCAAGAGTCACAGTCTCAACCTTTGGCTCCTTAGTCTTTCTCTTAGACGACTATAAAAGAGATATAGAAAGCAAAACACATTTGAGAAACAAATTGTTCACCACTGGTCTAACCCTTATCAGACAACCCTTGAACTAAGAACCAGACAAGCAAAGGTCAATATCGCATATAGCTGAAACATAAATAACATCATTTGACTCACCAATTACAGAACCTAGTAAATGTGGAACATTAGAAACTAGCAAAACTTAGTGAAATAATCTCATCGCAGATCTAAGTTCCCTACATACTAACGCAAGAAACCAAATTCTCCCGAAGAAACAAGTGTTTGGAGGAGAGAAAGAGCTTACCATCTTGAAAAATGGATGAGAAGAGACGAAACGCTTAAGGTTTTTGGATGCTCAGTGGTAaacaagaaggaagaagacTCTCACGGCGCTACAAATCGTCTTTATAAATTAGGGTTACTTCGGAGTTCCCCTACTAAATGACGTAAATACCCTCAGCCCTTTTGATTACCCAATACGTCCTCGTTTTGCTTTGATTATGcgaaaatcatttaaataaatgaCACTTTAGGCTTAATTCTTCTTGATCTAGTTTTGTAATAAGCAAGTAATTTGCTGCAAATTTGATATTCTGTGGTCTTGAGCAATTTTAACATTGATCGTGCTTGGTCTCATGatgagcaatttttttttagcatgtCAGTTAAGAAAATGTTGGAATAAGGACCAAAatatagaagagaagaagaattcatTAATACTACTTTTGAATTCATACAGAAACATTATTTCTTGGCAAGAATCATAAACCTTTACATATGGTAAGAAGGTAATAGAGAAACTAAAGATGCAGAGTTTGCAAGACGGAGACTTCTTCATTCAAGACTTGTTTAAGGATCAGACGACAAAAGAGACTTGGCTGGTGAAATCAAAGCAACAGCACCTCTTCCAAGTTTTGAATACTTCTTAAACACACCTTGTAGTCTGCTCTCCTCAACACTCGAGTGAATGAAAGCTAAAAGCTTTGAGCAATCCCTGGTAACACATACACATATAGAGATATTAGTATGCAAAACATAATGAATCACAAAGTTGTTTGTAAGAAAGACGAAGACTAACATGAGCTGAGATTCAGAGTAGCCTGTGTGGAACTTCAATGTATCAGTCCAAGCAGGAGTCTTGTTCAAGGTGCATCTGGCTGTGTAGACAGCTGACGCAGCAAGCATGGAAGGACAGAACATCAAACTGTCGTAGTGCATCAAACCCAACTCAGCAAGAAAATGAGCCATGCTCTCCAATTTCGGATCAGAACCTGAAGCTTTGATGAACCTCACAAGAAACACATATTGTGTTGGAACTGTCAAGTACCATTCCAGATTCGCCAATATGGTTTTCTCCATCACTAGAATCTGTTTGCTGATGTAGGAGTTATCAGTCACGTATACCAAATCATTAACCTGAGGAGGCCAGATCTCTTCGTACTTGGAAGCAATGAGCAAAGCACTGATACCTACAAGCTGTAACTCTCTTCTAGGCACAGGTTTCAGAGACAGGAAACGATCAATGATGTTGACAGTGAGGTAGAGAGTCTCAGGGGAGAGATCAAACTTGACGTGAACTTCTACAAGCCAATCTATAAGGATAGTTCTCATCTTCTCATTAATCTCAGGTTGTGTATGCATATACATCTGAGGTTTGCTCTCATTCTGCaaccaaagaacaaaacaacatGCTTAATTAAAGAACCATTCAATTAACATATCCATAAGCATTATCAAAAGAGGGTTTCACTATAAGTACCTCAACTTCTTTGTAGAAAGTGTATATATCCTCAACATATTCCACAGCAGCAAGATCATTATCTTTGTCGACAGAATCGATATCCAAAGTTTTAGAAGCAGCCTAAGTGTGTGTATACAAATCAATCAGAACATTGCACAATATATGATTTCAGTATGTCAAAACCAAAGAATTAATCAAAGAAACTAACCTTGCTACGAGCATCGAGAACCGAAGAGTATGTAACTTTCTTATGAGACAACACAGTCGCATCacttttcttattctctttaGCTTTTGCAACCTCGTTTGTATCAGGACTAATCACAATGACTTCAATAGGTTTTGATGGCTCCCGCTTATCACCGCCTCTTGCTTTCTTTTGAACCGCTCTTACAACTTCTTGTTTCTTGGTAACAACAACTTTAGATCCATCAAGAACTGGATCCTGCAAAGGAGAGAgaataggaaaaaaaagtaaagagtcAAGAATCATATAACAAGCTCTGAGTCACAAGAGCATCTGATAAGGAAGAATAAAAAAGAGACCTTTTTATTAGCGGCGGCGGCGGCGTTTTCTAGCAACTGAGCACGAAAGTTGCGAGTCATGGGACGATTGATCTTTCCTCCATCAACACCGGGAAGAGAATCGATGTTTCCTATGTCACCAAGAGCACGGCGGTTCTTGGGTTCACCTGAAATTTTCACATAAAGCAACCGAATCAACAACGGAATTGGTCAATTaggaccaaaagaaaaagaacaaagattgATCGGCGAAACAAACCTCTAACGGGTTGAGGACGAAGAACAGGTCTAGTCGCCAtgatctttttttctctgtcGGTGTTTTTCaagactctgttttttctttattgtatgAAGCTTTAGAGAGAATCTGAGAGTATATGAGAAGAGGGATGAGAGAGATTGATTAAAGGGGAAGAGATGAGAGGAGCGGAGCCATTAAAGCATAATTTGGCAACGGTCAAATGTTTAGCGGGATTAGATTTCTAGCCGTTGGATGATGAACTTCTAATCTAACGGTGGATGAGTGCGTTTTGTatatttgtctttctttttaacCCGTTCCAGGCGTTCTCTCTCTCCCAAGTTACCGTTGGACTGTAACGAAAAATTCACACTTTTTTTAAATGACCTGTGGGAGTTTTAATTACAGGTTTATTTCTTTCCATATAATGACAAGGTTTGGAGTTTTAATTTGGTCGGATTATATGAAGATTCTATTCTATAACTGTTCTATCCATACTCTCAGAATTAGGTCTTTTTACCTAAGGAAAATAACATATTTACTCTTACCGTCTCtatcatttttttctgttttttctctcGACCACAACGGTGcttctctgaattttttttatttgttttgttcatacGGTGAC is drawn from Camelina sativa cultivar DH55 chromosome 1, Cs, whole genome shotgun sequence and contains these coding sequences:
- the LOC104773678 gene encoding cyclin-B1-3-like, producing the protein MATRPVLRPQPVRGEPKNRRALGDIGNIDSLPGVDGGKINRPMTRNFRAQLLENAAAAANKKDPVLDGSKVVVTKKQEVVRAVQKKARGGDKREPSKPIEVIVISPDTNEVAKAKENKKSDATVLSHKKVTYSSVLDARSKAASKTLDIDSVDKDNDLAAVEYVEDIYTFYKEVENESKPQMYMHTQPEINEKMRTILIDWLVEVHVKFDLSPETLYLTVNIIDRFLSLKPVPRRELQLVGISALLIASKYEEIWPPQVNDLVYVTDNSYISKQILVMEKTILANLEWYLTVPTQYVFLVRFIKASGSDPKLESMAHFLAELGLMHYDSLMFCPSMLAASAVYTARCTLNKTPAWTDTLKFHTGYSESQLMDCSKLLAFIHSSVEESRLQGVFKKYSKLGRGAVALISPAKSLLSSDP
- the LOC104773597 gene encoding 40S ribosomal protein S14-2, with product MSSKRKTKEPKVETVTLGPTVREGEQVFGVVHIFASFNDTFIHVTDLSGRETLVRITGGMKVKADRDESSPYAAMLAAQDVAQRCKELGITAIHVKLRATGGNKTKTPGPGAQSALRALARSGMKIGRIEDVTPVPTDSTRRKGGRRGRRL